Proteins co-encoded in one Papaver somniferum cultivar HN1 chromosome 5, ASM357369v1, whole genome shotgun sequence genomic window:
- the LOC113280039 gene encoding uncharacterized protein LOC113280039, which produces MSFLNKVPPIVYVSSWSASVGGGLASDYWKPKMDRSWIRLKDRTSDEYVKGIQSFMAVAKNYTDAKPEKTMSMSQDEASSSMQHNEEPEPDEMFEMIDSLSLPIPIDNGSSGEPVERADANNDHLKVTESILGLLEEARRELHPGCSNMSSLNFLVKFMHIKVLNHMSIKAFNMVLKLLNEAFPSASIPATFYDAKKVLKHLGLGYETIDVCKYDCALFWKEHSKRDDYPVCSEPRYIFHQGKGKKVAQKVLPYFPLKPRLQRLFMSKHTASAMRWHKDRHKDKRIETEDILRIQRTLKGGKILMARTKAPGKDIDVYLRPLIDELKELWEVGADTFDASTGKSFQMHAAVILTINDFPAFGNLSGWSTKGYKACPVCNSESSSQRLRSKIGYLGHRRFLPRGHSWRRSKQFNGKSDLRPPPKELNGYDIVNQLEEFKHVELGKNPNRKSKKESVVLVTSLIGIFPPAFFDVMVHLAVHLPHEAQIAGPVNYNWMYPIERFIGSLKRFVKNKARPECSIAEGYIVKESLTYFSMYLRGIGTKFNREERNNDTSCDGHGKKGTSLPVFSQTARPISGTTYKQLSKKEIEMAHWYLLNNCDELRPYLDLMSIYINDKYKNSQNGLNDMQVLALRDKGSADATDELYSIACGPDSRVKSYSGCIVNGVRFFTKSRDDIRTTQNSGLVVEEDHEGKHVDFYGILSDIIELQWYKDDPFVLAVGRQTQQVFYLDDYKFGSNWKVAERMQHRNLWDVPELEEVEEIEETETYKTTEEAYQNNEVSTLLETVEEEDLDAREFSRHDAEAEVVDTPIDLNDNFIYDVESDEEDETAIEYIDSDVEVILSDDEM; this is translated from the exons ATGTCATTTTTGAATAAGGTTCCTCCAATTGTTTACGTTTCGTCTTGGTCGGCTTCTGTTGGTGGAG GCCTTGCTAGTGACTACTGGAAACCAAAGATGGATAGGAGTTGGATTCGGCTAAAAGATAGAACTTCCGACGAATATGTAAAAGGTATCCAGTCTTTTATGGCAGTAGCAAAGAATTACACTGATGCCAAGCCCGAAAAAACTATGTCCATGTC GCAAGATGAAGCTTCCTCTAGTATGCAGCACAATGAAGAGCCCGAACCGGATGAAATGTTTGAGATGATAGATAGCTTAAGTTTACCAATACCTATTGATAATGGATCTTCAGGAGAGCCCGTGGAAAGAGCTGATGCTAATAATGATCATCTAAAAGTAACTGAGTCAATTTTGGGATTATTAGAAGAAGCAAGGAGAGAATTACACCCAGGTTGCAGCAACATGTCGTCCTTaaattttttggttaagtttatgCATATTAAGGTGCTCAATCATATGAGCATTAAAGCTTTTAATATGGTGCTTAAATTATTAAATGAAGCTTTTCCTAGTGCAAGTATACCAGCAACTTTTTATGATGCTAAAAAGGTTTTAAAGCACTTGGGGTTGGGGTATGAAACGATTGATGTATGTAAATATGATTGTGCTTTATTTTGGAAGGAGCATAGTAAAAGAGATGACTACCCTGTTTGCAGCGAGCCTAGATATATCTTTCATCAGGGTAAGGGTAAAAAAGTTGCACAGAAGGTTTTGCCTTACTTTCCCTTGAAGCCTAGATTACAAAGATTATTTATGTCAAAACACACGGCATCTGCAATGCGATGGCACAAGGATAGGCACAAGGATAAGCGCATCGAAACAGAAGACATACTAAGAATCCAACGGACGCTAAAGGGTGGAAAGATTTTGATGGCAA GGACCAAGGCCCCCGGAAAAGATATCGATGTGTATTTGCGTCCTTTAAtagatgaattgaaggagttatgGGAAGTTGGAGCAGATACTTTCGATGCCTCTACAGGGAAGAGTTTCCAAATGCATGCCGCAGTCATTTTAACTATAAACGACTTTCCAGCGTTTGGGAATTTATCTGGTTGGAGTACCAAAGGGTACAAGGCATGTCCAGTATGTAATTCTGAATCATCATCTCAACGTTTGAGGAGTAAAATAGGTTACTTGGGTCATCGTCGCTTCTTGCCTCGTGGTCACTCGTGGAGAAGGAGCAAGCAGTTTAATGGTAAGAGTGATCTTCGACCTCCACCTAAAGAATTGAATGGATATGATATTGTAAACCAGTTAGAGGAATTCAAACATGTTGAGCTAGGAAAAAACCCAAATCgtaaaagtaaaaaagaaagcGTAGTGTTAGTGACAAGCTTAATTGG GATCTTCCCACCGGCATTTTTTGATGTTATGGTTCACTTGGCTGTGCATTTGCCGCATGAAGCCCAAATAGCTGGTCCTGTGAACTATAATTGGATGTACCCAATTGAAAG GTTTATAGGATCACTTAAGAGGTTTGTGAAAAATAAAGCTCGTCCAGAATGTTCTATAGCAGAAGGATACATTGTGAAGGAATCTTTAACTTACTTTTCAATGTATCTCCGTGGTATTGGAACTAAATTTAACCGTGAAGAACGGAATAACGATACCTCATGTGATGGCCATGGTAAAAAAGGGACTTCGTTGCCTGTCTTTTCTCAAACTGCTCGTCCAATTAGTGGTACAACTTACAAACAGTTATCGAAAAAAGAGATAGAAATGGCTCATTGGTATCTGTTGAATAATTGCGATGAGTTACGCCCGTATTTAGA TCTAATGTCAATTTACATCAACGACAAATACAAGAATTCCCAAAATGGTTTAAACGACATGCAA GTTTTGGCTTTGCGAGACAAAGGATCAGCTGATGCAACCGATGAATTATACTCTATAGCATGTGGCCCGGATTCTCGTGTGAAATCATATTCAGGTTGTATTGTGAATGGGGTTCGGTTTTTCACCAAATCTCGTGATGACATCCGTACGACCCAAAATAGTGGACTGGTTGTAGAAGAGGATCATGAAGGCAAACATGTAGATTTTTATGGAATTTTATCCGACATCATAGAGCTGCA GTGGTATAAGGATGATCCATTTGTACTTGCTGTCGGCCGACAAACCCAACAAGTATTTTACCTAGATGATTATAAATTTGGATCGAATTGGAAAGTAGCAGAAAGGATGCAACATAGGAATTTGTGGGATGTTCCAGAACTAGAAGAGGTGGAAGAGATAGAAGAAACAGAAACATACAAAACCACTGAAGAAGCATACCAAAATAACGAGGTTTCAACCCTTTTAGaaactgttgaagaagaagatcttgatGCACGAGAATTTAGTAGACATGATGCAGAAGCAGAGGTAGTAGACACACCTATTGATCTCAATGATAATTTTATTTATGATgtagaaagtgatgaagaagatgaaactgcaatcGAGTACATTGACAGTGATGTAGAAGTTATCCTGAGTGATGATGAGATGTAG